TTCGTGCCCTGAAGATGCTTTTGAATAAAAGCGAAACGTCGACTTAGAAGGAGAGAGTGTTCTTGTTTTAATCGATCCTTCacattcaaaaaattaatcacAGTAAATCTAATGATGTTTATCGCTTCTGTATTGTCCCATTTTTACTCCAGGCAAGATTGCGCTGACATCAAATTAAACGAAGCAGCTTTGAACAATTTTTGCGATTGTTTAGAACCAATTTAATCGATGATTAGTATATTTTTACGACTTTTTAACTTCTGTTCAAAAAGACTCAACTTCGAAAACCCCCTGTATAAAATTAACACCTTCACAGTCTTCTTCCTTCAGTAAATACCGACTCAACACAAAGACGAGAGAACAGGATCATCAGTCAAAGTTCTTACCAAGTATTTTACCCAAAAAATAAACTatataataaattaatatttgaaCTAATAAAATTTTAAACCAAACAGTAACATTGAATACcaaataatcttttttttttgtctctGCTCAAGCTGTTTTTCAACGAAATAAATACTAAATAGATACTAACGTGTTGATGAAGTCGATGGCCTGCGCCTTGAGCTGATCGGCGCTGTGCAGATCGGCGAGAATAAGGATCTCGGCCGCGTTATCCACCGACAGATTGGTGCAGAGCGCCTCCTCGCACATGACCTTCAGTCGTTCCAGGGCGTACTGGAAGagaaaagggaaaaaaaatatgataatgataataatgattaAAAGGAGAGAGAAAATGACGCGCGTCAAAAACTAACTTTGTCGGCGGCGGCTAGGAGGTCGTCCGCCATCTTCTCCAGGTTCGAGGCTTTGCCGGTATAGATGAAACGGAGCATCTCCCTGAGCACCTCGTGGTCGACGTCCAGTATGTCAACTCGGTTGTGTTTCCTCTCTTCCATCTCGTGTTCGAACATGGCTTGAAAAACAGGACTCCGTGCTGAAACGGTTCAAAGTTGAAACAAAAACCAGATCGCCTTTTAATGAGTAGTTCAAAACATTCGTTATGAATTTTCTATGGCATAGAATGACAATTGACGTTTGACAAATGACTTACTCTCCTgtcaaatttcaattcaagttaCGCTTTATGAGGTTCTGAATGAATCTAGTAGAATCGAAGAAAGAGTTGCTGGAATTAAATATTTCGACACAAATATTTCTcgtattttgaatgttttgggatgtttatCCCCAGAGAGAAAAATCCTATATTATTCCAGCATCAAACGATttgaggaaaaatatttcacatcCTAAGAGCTATTTATTCAGCTGCGTACACCGGATCCTAAATTTAACGTGTTGAAATTACTAATTATTTGAAACCACTCCCAATCTATTTCCATCTGAAATAATAACAAACAGCCAAACCTAAATCGCTCAATAAATAAATGTGTCGTTAAATTCGCGGGCTACTCCCGGTGGCGCTATCAACTGAATTGTCAAGTTGGCCCTgaaattttgacagttgacgtTTAGTGCTTTGAAATCCGTCACAAAacgtcaactgtcaaaattCCACAGCCCACTCGACGAAAACCCTTCTTTCTCTTAGAAAATAAACGTTGCATCAAAACGAAAAGTCAACCTGGATTTCTCACCTGCTAGTATTGCTTTATGCGCCTGGAATTCCCTACCGCTCACTGATAATGTAACATCACTAAATTTTTGGTTTTCAAACAACAGACCCAGATCGTCCGACAGTCGACATTCGGGCACTTTGAACTGTATCGTGTTCGATTGGCCAGAAATATTCACACTATCAGCCACAACACTAACCTGCAAAAAAAATGAAGTTTAAAGATTCGAATCGTTCGTCCTAAGCGAAATACGCAGACTTGTAGGAAAATTACTAAACGTGGCAACGTCTCACTCTCGATTCGATTATATTGCTTCGAATACACAATTTATCGACGAGAGTTCGAATGGAAAACACAATTCCTCTTTATgagatcgtttttttttatctaaTTTTCAATTCAGAACTCTATTCCAACACTCCCACAGAAAATTAACATCAGAAATCACAAAAATCTGACAGAATCTTCTATGGGCAACTGGACGTCAGAGTAACACCacagaataaaaatgatctttGACATctaagccatattttcgcgattaagacgcgtgaagcgtctttaagcggtgctattcgagcgaataagtcatgacgtcagtctttaagacgctttaagcggaacctggcggtctgtggagagcgcctgtgtcatagagtcatcttgtctctggtctgtgtcgtcttaagcggaaagaggtaatataaagaagaagagagaatatgttgtttatatcgaatttgatttgaattcctactagggaagagtgcttttattgccaataatgcagtttctgtattatcatttagaataaataaatatttttcaaataatagccaaagaacagaaattgaaaaattcacaattcgattcgctgtctaatgacaacgacagatgactcaaccatcagcgatattctatttttgcgacaacaaaattaatgacgttacgcttaaagacgctttaagacatcgattaagacgcttaatcgccaaaatatggctttaGATGCTGTATAATATTCTGTGAAATTTCTTCGAGTAGTCATAGAACATACGTCGATATTTGTCATATTTCTATGAATCAGTATTTTTATGACTCAGATAAAACACTTTATAAGCCAACTATATTTCCACGTATCCCTAAGATAGAACTCCAGTTGTGAATATATAAGATAAGAGGAGAACATGTATACTATTTACCTCACAGAATATCGTCAACTTGTCGTCTGGAAGAAGACCATTTGCCTCATCGAGAAGAAAGTCCCTCcggatgaatttcttgaaaccCCAGTCTTTTCCTTGCACGAATCTGTACGCCCTCTGACTCTCCATAGCCTTGGTTTCTTCCCTTTTCGCGTTCAATATGCTGAACTTGAATTTCGCCCGAACCTCACTTTTGTTACAGGAAACAAGCAGAAGATAAAGCGACAGGTAATCCTTACTCTCCTCGTCTAGACCTTTAGGATTCACACGTAAACACCTAAAAGCAGACACGTGATATTCTCTGGAACCAATATATCATCCACAAGTAGTTAGGGAATTTTATTATTCtacaaattcacaaaaaatgtaTTAGATAATCAACAGGAAGAAGCAAAGGtagtaatttcaagaaaaaaataagaaacGAGGTTGTGCAAAAAAAAACTCACCACTTCAATTTATCGTTCGCACCGGcagaaaatgttgaagattttaaCACTTCGCCCATTTCTTCTCGGCAAAAACTGAAATTGTTGATGGTCCACATATAGCTGAACTTGACAACTTTAACCTGGAACACAAGATATTCGAAAATTAGTTCGTCATTCTCGTCGATTTCTCGGAACCTCGCGCACATTTTGCGAAGAATACGAAACCGTCCTTTTCGGGCGGTTTGCGAAATAATTTCGACAGCATCCAATCAACATCGTGACGACAGTGTCCATAGTTACATGAAAACGAAAGTGATCGATTTCTCCTGGAGAAATACGAATTAAAATCGGAAAAAACAAGATGCGGAAAAAcgagaaaaataattgaataattgacGTTTGTCTAATTTCAAACGATCGTCATAGAACTACCATCGAAATTCGTCGATGCGTCCACAGAAAAACAATGCTGAAACCACAAGCATAGATTATTTCAGTGATATACGTTGTTGTCGTTTCAGAAAGAATGTAACAATGTTTCAATGTGATAATTTTCCTGATTAGTGAATATATCACACAGATTTCGGAATAATCATGATTAAAATTGCGTAATCAGTCATTAATAACAATATCAAATTTTCGGAAGGAGAAACGTCTGAACGAATGAAAATTTGTTATCTGAAAAGCGATTTTTCTGCGCGGTCAATAACAATGTAAACAGTAAGAAAGGGTCCGTTTAGCAACATTGATTGAAAGtaaaatttcaaacaaataCATATATTATCTAAACAAATTGAAGGAAAAACTGCGAGTGATAAGTACCTTGTAATTTATTCTTTTGAATCTGGTATTTCTTTTCGATTTTGCCCACATATTTGTGCGAAAGATAAAACGAGATTGTAACTACAAATGTTTCAGGATGAATTTCGTTGGACGAAGGCACATGGAGGAATTAAAAGATCTGATTAgtaaatgaataaacattatttaGAATAATCTTGTTCATTTTGTGGTTCAGAGTCAATGAGGATATCATCAAAACATGAATTGACAAGACGTCTTAACTTCGCTCTGTGGTGAATGTATTATCTATGACCATCAGGATATCACAGAAAACATGGTACTCCTGTCATTATAATTATGAAAATGTTTACGCTTTTTTAACATTAGTGGACTGAATATAAATGTTGAATAGTTGAAAAAAGATATAAGCTGAGGGTTGTGTCTCACCTGAGTGTAGCACCAATTCTCAGCGACTGGGGTGTTGACCTCCTGAGGCGGCGGACTTGGCACGCGACTCACGGCCATGGTGCTCGTGGGATGCAGGTTGGAGCTGACTCGAGCCGTTTGTCCGGCTGAGCAGTCGCTCACCACCGGCAATCTGGAATGGAAAACTGCGTTATCCACCATCACAGACCATCGCTGACAGATCGTAGTGACATTTCGACGAGAACGCGTTCCGCATAACGCGGGTGCACAGAAATGAGCGGTCGGAATCACTCCGACAACACGATGGGATCACATTTCTGTGATTCGTTCACAGAATCGCATTTGCGAATTCGTAGAATTTATGTTTTGGGCGATATCCCATAGAATTTCGTTAGGACTGGACTTTTGTCGAACCCATAGACGTTGACTTTGTTGGAAGGTCTATGGTCTTATAGAAAATTTAGGTTAGACGTTTGTTATTGCTCGAAAATGAAATGATTGGAGACTTGGTACAATTGATCTGCAGTTCAATAACGAGCTCGATCTCAGATTATGGAGGAGTGAAAAA
The window above is part of the Coccinella septempunctata chromosome 8, icCocSept1.1, whole genome shotgun sequence genome. Proteins encoded here:
- the LOC123319439 gene encoding protein roadkill isoform X5, producing MAVSRVPSPPPQEVNTPVAENWCYTQVKVVKFSYMWTINNFSFCREEMGEVLKSSTFSAGANDKLKWCLRVNPKGLDEESKDYLSLYLLLVSCNKSEVRAKFKFSILNAKREETKAMESQRAYRFVQGKDWGFKKFIRRDFLLDEANGLLPDDKLTIFCEVSVVADSVNISGQSNTIQFKVPECRLSDDLGLLFENQKFSDVTLSVSGREFQAHKAILAARSPVFQAMFEHEMEERKHNRVDILDVDHEVLREMLRFIYTGKASNLEKMADDLLAAADKYALERLKVMCEEALCTNLSVDNAAEILILADLHSADQLKAQAIDFINTHATDVMDTPGWKSMIQTHPHLIAEAFRALATQQIPPIGPPRKRVKQSGGS
- the LOC123319439 gene encoding speckle-type POZ protein B isoform X3, encoding MVGPTIENLCDSSNIPDVLYVRLPVVSDCSAGQTARVSSNLHPTSTMAVSRVPSPPPQEVNTPVAENWCYTQVKVVKFSYMWTINNFSFCREEMGEVLKSSTFSAGANDKLKWCLRVNPKGLDEESKDYLSLYLLLVSCNKSEVRAKFKFSILNAKREETKAMESQRAYRFVQGKDWGFKKFIRRDFLLDEANGLLPDDKLTIFCEVSVVADSVNISGQSNTIQFKVPECRLSDDLGLLFENQKFSDVTLSVSGREFQAHKAILAARSPVFQAMFEHEMEERKHNRVDILDVDHEVLREMLRFIYTGKASNLEKMADDLLAAADKYALERLKVMCEEALCTNLSVDNAAEILILADLHSADQLKAQAIDFINTHATDVMDTPGWKSMIQTHPHLIAEAFRALATQQIPPIGPPRKRVKQSGGS
- the LOC123319439 gene encoding protein roadkill isoform X4; protein product: MPRLPVVSDCSAGQTARVSSNLHPTSTMAVSRVPSPPPQEVNTPVAENWCYTQVKVVKFSYMWTINNFSFCREEMGEVLKSSTFSAGANDKLKWCLRVNPKGLDEESKDYLSLYLLLVSCNKSEVRAKFKFSILNAKREETKAMESQRAYRFVQGKDWGFKKFIRRDFLLDEANGLLPDDKLTIFCEVSVVADSVNISGQSNTIQFKVPECRLSDDLGLLFENQKFSDVTLSVSGREFQAHKAILAARSPVFQAMFEHEMEERKHNRVDILDVDHEVLREMLRFIYTGKASNLEKMADDLLAAADKYALERLKVMCEEALCTNLSVDNAAEILILADLHSADQLKAQAIDFINTHATDVMDTPGWKSMIQTHPHLIAEAFRALATQQIPPIGPPRKRVKQSGGS
- the LOC123319439 gene encoding speckle-type POZ protein B isoform X2, with product MVHVVACDKFCSQPPHTLGLYHHLRMALARLPVVSDCSAGQTARVSSNLHPTSTMAVSRVPSPPPQEVNTPVAENWCYTQVKVVKFSYMWTINNFSFCREEMGEVLKSSTFSAGANDKLKWCLRVNPKGLDEESKDYLSLYLLLVSCNKSEVRAKFKFSILNAKREETKAMESQRAYRFVQGKDWGFKKFIRRDFLLDEANGLLPDDKLTIFCEVSVVADSVNISGQSNTIQFKVPECRLSDDLGLLFENQKFSDVTLSVSGREFQAHKAILAARSPVFQAMFEHEMEERKHNRVDILDVDHEVLREMLRFIYTGKASNLEKMADDLLAAADKYALERLKVMCEEALCTNLSVDNAAEILILADLHSADQLKAQAIDFINTHATDVMDTPGWKSMIQTHPHLIAEAFRALATQQIPPIGPPRKRVKQSGGS
- the LOC123319439 gene encoding protein roadkill isoform X6, which encodes MWAKSKRNTRFKRINYKVKVVKFSYMWTINNFSFCREEMGEVLKSSTFSAGANDKLKWCLRVNPKGLDEESKDYLSLYLLLVSCNKSEVRAKFKFSILNAKREETKAMESQRAYRFVQGKDWGFKKFIRRDFLLDEANGLLPDDKLTIFCEVSVVADSVNISGQSNTIQFKVPECRLSDDLGLLFENQKFSDVTLSVSGREFQAHKAILAARSPVFQAMFEHEMEERKHNRVDILDVDHEVLREMLRFIYTGKASNLEKMADDLLAAADKYALERLKVMCEEALCTNLSVDNAAEILILADLHSADQLKAQAIDFINTHATDVMDTPGWKSMIQTHPHLIAEAFRALATQQIPPIGPPRKRVKQSGGS
- the LOC123319439 gene encoding speckle-type POZ protein B isoform X1, with protein sequence MTNHIFLRTFLTIISSTGRKRNFVVNEICKPRNIPDVLYVRLPVVSDCSAGQTARVSSNLHPTSTMAVSRVPSPPPQEVNTPVAENWCYTQVKVVKFSYMWTINNFSFCREEMGEVLKSSTFSAGANDKLKWCLRVNPKGLDEESKDYLSLYLLLVSCNKSEVRAKFKFSILNAKREETKAMESQRAYRFVQGKDWGFKKFIRRDFLLDEANGLLPDDKLTIFCEVSVVADSVNISGQSNTIQFKVPECRLSDDLGLLFENQKFSDVTLSVSGREFQAHKAILAARSPVFQAMFEHEMEERKHNRVDILDVDHEVLREMLRFIYTGKASNLEKMADDLLAAADKYALERLKVMCEEALCTNLSVDNAAEILILADLHSADQLKAQAIDFINTHATDVMDTPGWKSMIQTHPHLIAEAFRALATQQIPPIGPPRKRVKQSGGS